tgtctatttctgtatttattataTGGCATCACAGCAACAATTTAGAGGTCCATATCTACATGTTGAACCtcatgtaaaatattttcaatccACCTCATTAGTGTCCATTAAACATGACCATAAGCCACGTGGTGCCATGTCTGTATCTCACATGCTAACACTTTTTGCATTGTAGAGGTAATTTGTCTGGTATGAACAGCATCTCTTTCAGGCTGTTTCATAGATTCACTGCAAATTGGATCCAGTTGTAAACAATCTGAAGATATATTTATAAGTTTTGGCCATCATTttggtcagggttagggttataggGTCATAATTATATAGTGATCTGGTGTGTCTGCAACAATgttgacatcacaaagtttgACATTACCAGTCAGTCGTCAGAAAGGGAGTTCTCTGCCACTCAATCAGCAAGGTCAGCTATATATAAATAGCTTGACCTTACTGTTAAGTTCCTATTTACTTCTCAGATCTGGCAGTACcatttcaacatattttcaaTGTTATTTCAAGTTGTTCATCACATTCACTCTGCTGAAGCAACAGAAAAGTgcaagacagagaaagaggaggacatGTAGCAAAGTGCTATGGGTCAGAGACTAACACAAGCCACTGCAATAAAGAGCAAGACCTTCTGGTATGTTCTCTAGCCAATCAGCCACCAGAGTGGCTCAGTATTATCAAATTTATAAGCAATGTGCCAGTCCAGACATAATGACATGATCACAGTATACATactggagacaggaggaatGCGCACCAATAACAATGCACAACGTAAGTGCCATCCACAAGCGGGAGTGCATTTCAACCAGCAACATATTCATAAACTTGTTGTTTAGCAATGATACAGCTTTGTGACAAATTTCCAATGGTTTCAAAATGGAAGTGAGTCCATGGAATCTGCATCACTCTCTAGACACTTTGATAAAAAACTGCTGTCTGGATGTATTGACATAGACAGCATCAGCAGTCACCTGAGCTTCCATACCTACTCACACAGTTTGCAGTCTCTCAGAAGATTGCAGATATTTCCACAATCTTCTGGTCAGATTATCTAGTTATGCCTTCTATCAAGTGAAGTAATGTGGTTGGGAGCTAggcataataaaaaaaaaaaataaatctatgtACACAGTATCAGTATCTGTTCTACCCAGGATCTGATCTACTGAGTGATATTAATATCTAATGATACTGACCCCACAgagaataaacacattaaatgcAGACAATACAGTACAGTCTCACATCTGATGCAGCTGTGTTCATTGTTGTTGCTTGATAACGTTAGCCTATTCCTCTTATGTCTACTTTACTTTCATCACATACAGTGCTAGAACAACTGGGAGACTGGCAACAGCGACAGAATAAGCAATTTGTATCATCTGTATAACAACTGTTAGCTCACAACTCTTAAGAAATGCCATTTAAACATTGCCATAATTTGGATAATACAATTTCAAAAACCAGGTTTTGCATGTATATATCACAATATGTGTTCATGAGACTCATCAAGAACAGTATGAAGTGTGAACATTAGAAGATAGCACAAAGGGACAGTTGCCTTGCCTAAGCACACACAAGAATAAGCGAGGCCTAAGGCACGAATGGTATTTAAAACTTCTTTTTGTAAGTCAACACTGTCTATTggcctttttaaaaatgcaactCTTTTGCTTCAAGTATTTTCTCATTATCATTCTCTTTGGTCTGCTCAGGAACAAAGCTATTCTGTGGCTTACAAGCTTCTGCAAACAATGGGAAATCAGAAAGGCTAGTGTTACACTCCTTGTCTTCATTCTCATCTTCCCTTTTCCCTTCATCTGCAGAGTGTGCACTGCAGTCGAAAATGGGTGTGCTATAGCCATACGCCTCACTATGAGGCCGATGAGTCTCATCTGGAATGTTCTTCTTCAGGTCCCGATTCCTGTTACGCTTGGCCAATTTGGTGACAGATCCAAGGCGGTTGAAGATGTTGTCCTCAGATGTGGTTTGGTGGTTTGAGCGCCGGTCACACTGTTCAGCTCCCCGCAGCCGGAGGTTGTTCAGCTTGGTGTCAATGCTCTCCTGGGAAGAAGTCTTATAGCTGTTGGTGTCCAGGCTGTTGAAGATGGCACGACGCTCTGGGGAAAGCATATCCAGTGACACAGCACGTTGGTCCATGCCAAGCTGCCGTCTTTCCATACTCCGGATTGTGGCAGCTCGCTGTAACTTGTCATGGACCTCGACACTCATACGGCGTCTTGTCTCTCTGAATTCTGCTCGCACGTTTGCTTTCCACTCTGCTGCATGAGCCTTGATCTCTCCAACCTTAGAAAAAGACAATTATTTGCAAATCAATGATGTGTATTCTTTAATTAAGACTGGCACATTTTAAATCTTATCAATCTTTGACAAGATCTGTCACACGCTATGTTAATATGTGCATCCAAAGAATCAGGAGGCTAAAAACATATTTCTagataaaaatcataaaaaaaaagaattaaataaaattataagtGTCCTGTGACTTTGAGCTTTTGACCGgctaataataattaaatgctgataattcatgcaaaaaaaaaaaaaagaaaaaagaatttacagtacaggccaaacgtttggacacaccttctcattcaaatgaataggaaagtgtgtcctaACCTGTGATCTGTACTGTAtctaaaaagcaaaattaaCTATTATTTCGCTCATCATCACTCTGTGGTCAGCAAGAGGCCATTCAGAGAGAATAAGCTAAGGAGGCTATATTTTATGCAAATGCTACAATAATTAAGATGgtaattattatcattgttattatcaGTAGTAATGGTATATTTCTCCTCTTTTGGTTTTTTCCCTATTTTGTGTCACCACACCAAGTCAGCTcagtgacttgcatgattgaattggctgctgtttttacgccagatgcccttcctgccctccccatttatccaggcttggaACTGgcacaatcaaatcaaatcaaatccgatttatttgtatagcggcaaatcataacaaagttacatcaaggcactttacatataaagcaagtctagaccaaactctttataaaatgatttaaagagacccaacagatcccccgatgagcaagcacttggcgacagtgacgcagaaaaacttcctttaagagacagaaaccttgGGTAGAAGTGAGCTCGTGGGgttggccatctgcctcgaccagttgggttgagaaagggagagagagagtgagagtgagagaggcggggaggtgttgcaggaacatgggatggcaaggaactgggagagacagagacttctgGAAAACATGGTTCgtgaatgcagtacacatgcttagaactgggagaaacaggaaTTTCTGAGAAGCATGGGTGTTGTCAGCGTATGGAattttgggggggagggggtgctcagtccttcccccagcatcCTAGCTAAAGAGTAGGTGGACAGATGGCACAAGAAAACCTGAGGCCTCGGCATGCAAAGTATGCACTCTACTACTAAGCTACATCCTCGGGCAGAGAGAAGAAGCTAATTCTTGTACCTAGCTAAGTCTTGGTACAGTGGCTTCTGCAATGCAAAAATATAAGATGATAGAAAACAGATGATAAAAAATATTCctattatttctattattaataataaatagaaatatgCATTATTTAATCACTGTTGAAATAGAATGATTATTTACTATACCTCTTCTTTGGTCTTTTTGGACAGCACCCTCAGCCAGTCACCAATCATGttcaacacagcagcaaaatagGCTAGCCCACCCAGGATCCAGAACCACACCAGTGGCCTGTACCATTTGCGGTACTCAATCCTCCGATCACCCCCTgattaaaatgcaaaatttaaTCAACAATGAAGAGTCAATGACTATCTTAGAAGAACAAGACACTGACactttgaataaaacattaattacACACATGGACATTCATTCTTCAGGCAAATGCCATAGACAGTGATACTGGCAGAGGGGAAAAATCAGGCCTGAGCTAGTTATAAACTTTGAAGCTGGATTGAACTTAGTGTATTAAGTTATTTACTTTGAGATGAGTATGCATTTTACTGTCACCAAAATATTTTCGCCCTGTGAGAACAATTCACGTCTACCACTGATTACATACACAGAAACTCAGCCaattattgctgttattttcaCACCATGGTGATTGTGTGCCGTCAAATGATTCCTCACTTTAACAATTATTATATTTCTTAGTTTTgtgtatctttctttttttttttttaaaccattgtTAAAACTGTATCAACTTGTGCTGTGACATGGattaattaacattaattaacttgtgaaaaacaaaagaaacttttcAATTAATTATACCAATGTAATTTCATTTGGAATGAGAAGCTCTTACCTGCAACATAGTCACCTATTCCAACTGTTGTAAGAGTAATGACCACAAAGTATGTTGACTCCAGTGCTGTCCAGCCCTCGATGTATTTGAAGATCACAGCTGGGATAGTGACAAACAGGATACAGCCAGCCAGGATGAAGAGCAGGGTGGAGGTCACACGGATTTTAGTTTGACTGATCTGGTGGGGTTTATTCTGTGAGATAAAGTtgtacacacacccacacatacaaacacactgtaTAAAACAGTGCAAGTCATCACAACTTTGATTGCCACAGAAATCTCATGATGTTGACtgctgttgtgtgactgtgcaaATCCCTAATGATCTGAGAAAGGACACTGATCAGATGCTGACTTTGATCTTTTTCAAAAAGATAagaaaactggaaacaaaaGATCTTGTGCAATTTGATGAAAAGTACAGCAGCAACAGTATTAAACAGTTGAAAGAAAAGCTCTTGGTGTAATTGAActggtttatttttaaagtccACACAGTGGCATTAACTTCCGTTTATTTAGACTACCGTATTTTCCccactataaggcgcacctaagagccttaaattttttcaaaagctgaccatgcgccttataatccggtgcgccttatatatggatcaacattgatattgatccatatatatatctgccagtggatcgtaaatgcctgggctgatatatcagtctcaactgtggtccgagctttcaggaaggcagAAATTGacactgaactgccagacaacaacagcgacactgactcgaTTAATGACGACTTTGATGGGACGGAGCCAGGCGTGTTGGATGCCGCATtcgcccagctgttcaattcggacactgaagaagaagaattcgagggattggtagatgaggaatgaactgataaagtgagctttacgtgtttattttgtgtgtttacagttgaacaaggttggtcatattgtgaatatggacattaacgcgtaacgtaacgtaacgtaacgtaatcccagcctctactgtagcgccttataatgcggtgcgccttatatatggaaaaagttttaaaatatgtcattcattgaaggtgcgccttataatgcggtgcgccttatagtgcggaaaatacggtaaatCTATTAAGACGACAGGCCAATGACAGCATACAGACAGTATATAGAGCAAGCAAgtatggagaggaagaggggatgCATGGAATGTGTCAGCATGAATGAAGAAAAGTGCATTGCAAAAGGAGGAGACTTAGGGCATATCAaccaaataacacaaaactgTAAGTTATCTGTAACCTGGTTCCAATGTAAGAAGTGACAAAGCTGACAAAGACGTGCttgattgttgtttttgggaaaacaaaatgttccgAAATGCTAGGACCGGAGAGTTGTGTACGTTCTCAATACTCCCACAAAATTTTACAATGACTTTTAAGcacaaatgaaattatatttcatgAAATGATATTTCATTTGTAGTGCTTAACTTCCCAAGACAATAGTTCCCTTTAGCtgaaatatatgtatgtaatataTGTAGGAGCTTTTTCTTACTCCTCTTGACCTTGCATATGCTTTTCGCTGTGGTGGTTCTTGACTCTTGACTCATTCTGAATTCAGAATAAAGCCAAACAACATCAGAATACTCTGGCCAAACATGGACCCAGCGGACCCAGACCCCATCAGAAGGGCAGTCGCCAATCAAGCAATCTGATTAGGACAACACCAGGACATGCTTCAGGTACTCGTGGACTCACTTCAAAAGCTCAGTACACAAGTCGCTCACCTTTCAGGCCAACTCCGCCAAGTTTTTGATCACCCGGTTCAGGGCCAGGAGGCagctaaacatttattttctccctcCCAGGGTTCCCAGTCAGCCACAGATTATTCTATTGAGTTCCGCATAGCAGCCTCAGAGTGCGGATGGGGGGAACAGGAGCTAAGAGGGATTTTTGTTAGAAGTTTATCAGAACAACTCAAAGATGAGTTAGCCTCCCGGGATG
This genomic interval from Echeneis naucrates chromosome 24, fEcheNa1.1, whole genome shotgun sequence contains the following:
- the LOC115038277 gene encoding potassium channel subfamily K member 10-like, producing the protein MKFPTENPRKPGNANPPPVAVQTNLVPPKKVQPGMLQSSLVQASVATMQNPMGCALPRLSVSSRPTNMVASMEAVATGSAPFTMMKLKTVLAVFVVVVAYLVAGSLVFRALEQPFESNQKITITAEKAAFLHKHPCVSPDELETIIKHSVEAVNAGVNPIGDTSYNSSHWDLGSAFFFAGTVITTIGYGNIAPSTEGGKIFCILYAIFGIPLFGFLLAGVGDQLGTIFVKSIAKVEKMFRNKPHQISQTKIRVTSTLLFILAGCILFVTIPAVIFKYIEGWTALESTYFVVITLTTVGIGDYVAGGDRRIEYRKWYRPLVWFWILGGLAYFAAVLNMIGDWLRVLSKKTKEEVGEIKAHAAEWKANVRAEFRETRRRMSVEVHDKLQRAATIRSMERRQLGMDQRAVSLDMLSPERRAIFNSLDTNSYKTSSQESIDTKLNNLRLRGAEQCDRRSNHQTTSEDNIFNRLGSVTKLAKRNRNRDLKKNIPDETHRPHSEAYGYSTPIFDCSAHSADEGKREDENEDKECNTSLSDFPLFAEAFSKESSLRPSTEPAFLTILSSLLVSLALMLLPQHATAKKMVLATTDW